The DNA segment CGCAGAACGTGCGCGACGTCGCGATGCGATACATCTTCGACCGCTGCCCGGCCGTGGCCGCCGTTGGACCGGTCGAGAACCTGCCCGACTACATGCGCATCCGCTCGTCCATGTACTGGACTCGGCTGTAAAAGCCCCGAAAGGGAAAGTGGTGCATGTGCGGTGGGAGCGCTTCTCTTTCAGCTAATGCGGTGCAGCACGGCGTTGGCATGTAGCAGTTCAATaaaatgtatgtgttaatCGGTATCAATGGTGtggacgatttttttttattgagacCGAAGTTTAATGCATTAAATAAGCAAAGGAAAATATAATCAGCAGCTGAGGCAGATCCTTTTCATCCGTCTCCCTTCAGAAACGTCGCTTCTGGATGCTTCGTGATGTCCGCTGTCATTGCTGTCAAACGGCGAGCCGAAACGTCACTTCAGTCATTACGAAGCATTTTGCGTCCGTCCGGAATATTATTGCTATTTTTCGTCCGAACATTTTCGGTTGTGCTCGCGCAAAACATTGTTTTCGTGCAATCTTGCACAAATAGCTGCTAAATTGTTCACTTCCAGCAAAAGGTAAGGTGAGGCCCGGGAGGAACTTGCCGGTTTTGGTACGATTCACATGAATTCTCGCCCTATCGCAGGGGGTATCAACACGACGACGCTGCCCAACAAAGCAACCGTGCCCGAAGCATAACGTAGtgtaccgccaccaccgccaaacCACAAAGCACAGCAAGATGGTGCTGGAAAGTACGATGGTTTGCTTCGACAACAGCGATTACCAGCGCAACGGCGACTACTTCCCGACGCGGCTGAACGCCCAGAAGGACGGCGTGAATCTGGTCTGCCTGTCGAAGGTGCGCTCCAACCCGGAGAACAACGTCGGGCTGATGACGCTCTCGAACACAACGGAGGTGCTGGCCACGCTCACCAGCGACGTCGGCCGCATCCTCTCCAAGCTGCACCTGGTCAACCCGAATGGGAACATCAACCTGATGACGGGGCTGCGCATCGCCCATCTGGTGCTGAAGCACCGCCAGGGCAAGAACCACAAGATGCGCATCGTCGTGTTTGTTGGGTCGCCGGTCGAGCACGACGAGGGCGAGCTGGTGAAGCTGGCCAAGAAgctgaagaaggaaaaggtgAACGTGGACATCGTGAGCTTTGGCGACCACCAGAAGAACAACGACACGTTTACGGCGTTCATCAACGTGCTGAACGGCAAGGACGGTACCGGATCGCATCTGGTGTGCGTGCCGCGCGGGTCCGTCTTTTCCGAGGCGCTCATCTCGTCGCCCATCATTCAGGGCGAGGATGGTAGCGGTGGTGCCGGTCTCGGTGGGGCCGGGTTCGAGTTTGGCGTCGACCCGAACGAGGATCCCGAGCTGGCGCTGGCTCTGCGCGTTTCCATGGAGGAGCAGCGGCTGCGGCAGGAGGAGGAACAGCGCCGGGCGACGGCAAACAGTGCGGCCGACGGTACTGCCGGGGCAGGGGCAGGGGCCGGATCGGACAAGGAAGCTTCGGGAGCGGCGGCCGGCACCGGGGCCGGTGCTTCGGCGAGTGCCGGCGGGTCGGAACCGCACGCCGAGGAGGCGATGCTGGAGCGTGCGCTCGCCCTGTCGACCGGTGAGATCATGCCGACCGACGACTCGATGCCCGACTTTGCCAACATGACGGAGGAGGAGCAGATCGCGTTCGCGATGCAGATGTCGATGCAGGACGCCCAGGAGCCCATCTCGCAGCCGGCCAAGCGGCAGAAGCAGGAGAAGGACACACCGATGGAGGTCGACGTGGAGGACATCGAGATTGCGGGCGTGTCGCCCGAGTACTTGATGAGCGTGCTGGAGAACCTGCCGGGGGTGGATCCACAGTCGGAGGCGGTGCGCAATGCGGTCGGTTCGCTCAACAaggatagcagcagcagcggcagcaagaACAAGCCTGACAACAAGGACAGCAAGGATGAGGAGAGCAAAAAGTAGGCCGGTGTGCCCGTTGACGTCCTACGTGATCACCCTCTCAGCAGCTGCATTCGTTCCGGTCCGGTGGTCGTCGCTGTCCATGCAGGGagatgtgtgtctgtgtgtgcgtggacAGGGTGAAGTTAATTGATAAGATTGAACCACAATATAGTGTGTGTCTGCGAACTCACTCCCTTCCCTACTATCCAAATCGCTTTGTAAAATCATGGTTACGGCCGCTACGAGGTCTACTAGATCATGTCATAGAAATACTACTGTACTGAGATAAAAACAGGAATGATCTAAAAACAAGAGCGCCGTTATTTCTTTGGTAATGTATCCCTCTGTGAAAATTCCTTTTCGGATCTGCTCAGTCAACACAAAGAAAGGTATCTTTTTCACATGATGTAGCATTTATTCGTGTTCGCACCGTGTATCTACAGTGCAAAAAGATGTGAGCAGCAGCTTAGAatgtttaaagaaaaataataaggATAAAATCTGTGCCGTTTTGCcgcacagcaacagcatcaacatTCCAGTTCAGTTGAGCGGAATGTTCATCTTGGCGCTCTCCTGCCGTACCGCGTTGATAAAGTCGTGGTTGATCAGGAAAACGAAGCGCAAGTTTGATATCTGTAACAGAGAGCGAGACATTCAGGTAAGTGGTACAGGATTTACATTCAACCCATCAACCGTTCCACCCCCCTTCCCACTTACCTCAATGACACAATTATCGTTGAGCCGCGTTTTGTGGCCGCAGAGCAGCGGCTTCCCATCGATGTACAGGGGCCGCTTGCCTTCGTTCGTGATGAAAAAATCGCCATTGCTGCGCAGCTTGATCGAGCCCTGCTTGCGCGACACCTTGCAGGCAGGTCCCTCGAGCGACAGGTCCACATCCACCATGCTGTCCTTGGTCGACCGGCCGAGCACAATCTCCTGCGAGCGCATCAAAAACCGCACCATGCGGCCCCGGATCGCGGCCAGCGTCTGCTGATCAAAGTCGGGCGAAAAGCCAATGCCCGTTATCGAATCGACCAGCACGCTCCACCGGGTCAGCTCGTTCTCCAGGTGCCGGATCTCCTTCTTGCTCTTCCGGTCGGCCAGCGCCAGCTCCGTCTCGAGCGACTCGTCCCGCGGCTCGGCCAGCTCGGAATCGTTCATCAGGTCTTCCGCATCGGAGAAGCTCAGTATGTTGTCGTTCTTCGGCAGCGACGGGACCGACTGGTCGGGCAGCAGCGAGTACTGCTTCATCAGCAGCCAGTGGTTGAGCAAGCTTTTGGCGGTCCGCGAGTGGTAAAACACGGACGAGTTTTTGTTCAGCAGCTCCTGGAACGTGTCGAGCGTCGGCTGCTCGTTCGACTTGATCGTCCCGAGCAGCTCCTCCTCCGGCACGGAAAACAGCGCCTTGCTCTGGACGCTTTCCACCAGCTCGGGATGCATGTTGCGCATGGCGGACACGGCGATGCGCGAGATCGGCTCCTCGTACAGCAGCGAGCACCAGCGGATCTGCATCTCCTGTATGGTGAACTTGCAGCTAAACTTGGTCCCGCGGTGCACCGTGCGCAGATCGTTCGTCTGCAGGATGCCCGTAATGAGGGCCAAATCGTCCATCGGCTTCCAGCGGCCCAGATCTTTGGCGGCCACCTGCTGCGAGGCGCTCTTTTTCTTCGTGCGCTTCGT comes from the Anopheles coluzzii chromosome 2, AcolN3, whole genome shotgun sequence genome and includes:
- the LOC120953230 gene encoding 26S proteasome non-ATPase regulatory subunit 4 encodes the protein MVLESTMVCFDNSDYQRNGDYFPTRLNAQKDGVNLVCLSKVRSNPENNVGLMTLSNTTEVLATLTSDVGRILSKLHLVNPNGNINLMTGLRIAHLVLKHRQGKNHKMRIVVFVGSPVEHDEGELVKLAKKLKKEKVNVDIVSFGDHQKNNDTFTAFINVLNGKDGTGSHLVCVPRGSVFSEALISSPIIQGEDGSGGAGLGGAGFEFGVDPNEDPELALALRVSMEEQRLRQEEEQRRATANSAADGTAGAGAGAGSDKEASGAAAGTGAGASASAGGSEPHAEEAMLERALALSTGEIMPTDDSMPDFANMTEEEQIAFAMQMSMQDAQEPISQPAKRQKQEKDTPMEVDVEDIEIAGVSPEYLMSVLENLPGVDPQSEAVRNAVGSLNKDSSSSGSKNKPDNKDSKDEESKK
- the LOC120953227 gene encoding microspherule protein 1, whose protein sequence is MDANTSISTEPPMECSTPTSAADLANDQKRRSSSRSIKRKRFDDEIVEFSMSSTPIQQMKAVAGRSRTLSQSMTPLGAAAAAAPGQTGVASPGPVTTTIGSPTATAEPMQTVPSVAPAALPPVAPPATPLPPPTPTTVTLPPPPTPNPVTSILQQLNSNASVNDKKRALKNTKRTKKKSASQQVAAKDLGRWKPMDDLALITGILQTNDLRTVHRGTKFSCKFTIQEMQIRWCSLLYEEPISRIAVSAMRNMHPELVESVQSKALFSVPEEELLGTIKSNEQPTLDTFQELLNKNSSVFYHSRTAKSLLNHWLLMKQYSLLPDQSVPSLPKNDNILSFSDAEDLMNDSELAEPRDESLETELALADRKSKKEIRHLENELTRWSVLVDSITGIGFSPDFDQQTLAAIRGRMVRFLMRSQEIVLGRSTKDSMVDVDLSLEGPACKVSRKQGSIKLRSNGDFFITNEGKRPLYIDGKPLLCGHKTRLNDNCVIEISNLRFVFLINHDFINAVRQESAKMNIPLN